In one Flavobacteriales bacterium genomic region, the following are encoded:
- a CDS encoding Fic family protein: MSAVHTFRLDLTWDLLLAISRVDRFAGEWAGIERREGRSLKHLKSIATIQSVGASTRIEGSRLDDAAVDALLAQLDITKLEDRDQQEVAGYFEALDTISEAYSDIRIGENELMHLHKLTLQYSTKDAWHRGGYKQRPNAVEATLPDGSRTVVFTTTPPGVETEDAMRALVAWYARPDAVHPLVRVAAFCYEFVTIHPFQDGNGRLSRLLATLLLLQQGYPWVQYVSFEHEIERRKQEYYRVLRTCQVNRPGEDIGAWLHFFLDCLVVMMEKLRAKLEAKGAITDLNERQRNILRYVQAHAGAQAGGIAKALGIPLPTVKKDLETMVAAEVLLREGVGRGTHYSAR, encoded by the coding sequence ATGTCCGCGGTCCACACCTTCCGCCTCGACCTCACCTGGGACCTGCTCCTGGCCATCAGCCGGGTGGACCGCTTCGCCGGGGAGTGGGCCGGCATCGAACGCCGCGAAGGCCGCTCGCTCAAGCACCTCAAGTCCATCGCCACCATCCAGAGCGTGGGGGCCTCCACCCGCATCGAGGGCAGCCGTCTGGATGATGCCGCCGTGGATGCCCTGCTCGCCCAGCTCGACATCACCAAGCTGGAGGACCGCGACCAGCAGGAGGTGGCCGGCTACTTCGAGGCGCTCGACACCATTTCCGAGGCCTACTCGGATATCCGCATCGGCGAGAACGAACTGATGCACCTGCACAAGCTCACGCTCCAGTACAGCACCAAGGACGCCTGGCACCGCGGCGGCTACAAGCAGCGCCCCAATGCCGTGGAGGCCACCCTGCCCGATGGCAGTCGCACGGTGGTCTTCACCACCACACCGCCCGGCGTGGAAACGGAGGACGCGATGCGTGCACTCGTCGCGTGGTACGCCCGGCCCGATGCCGTGCATCCGCTCGTGCGCGTGGCGGCCTTCTGCTACGAGTTCGTCACCATCCACCCGTTCCAGGACGGCAACGGCCGCCTCAGTCGCCTATTGGCCACCTTGCTCCTGTTGCAACAGGGCTATCCCTGGGTGCAGTACGTCAGCTTCGAGCACGAGATCGAGCGGCGCAAGCAGGAGTATTACCGCGTGCTGCGCACCTGCCAGGTCAACCGCCCCGGCGAGGACATCGGCGCCTGGCTGCACTTCTTCCTGGACTGCCTGGTGGTGATGATGGAGAAGCTCCGCGCCAAGCTGGAGGCGAAGGGCGCCATCACCGACCTGAACGAACGCCAGCGCAACATCCTGCGCTACGTGCAGGCCCATGCCGGTGCGCAGGCGGGCGGCATCGCGAAGGCCTTGGGCATACCACTACCCACGGTGAAGAAAGACCTGGAAACGATGGTGGCCGCAGAGGTACTGCTACGCGAAGGGGTGGGGCGGGGGACGCACTACAGCGCGCGGTAG